A stretch of the Hyalangium minutum genome encodes the following:
- a CDS encoding lytic transglycosylase domain-containing protein gives MNVSNLRQNPSLQTLDSSSFRRGGVEQGGLKGLFGKGGGLQELIKGTQDLLKSLQAVEKLMQGMKTGGMQKAASPSQGCSPSPFSQSSFAPSAGKAPVELNPSASGPSSMGGTGSAGGSSSVGSGAGISGDAKLGGGFPSALGQYKNAIESAAAKTGVPASMLAAQIWQESRGNLGATSTNGGNGLTDTGLMQMNPNTFKELQGKYPELQGKNLADPETNILAGAYYMKDMKEQFGNWDLALRAYNSGPNGVDRSNPNAIPAGTGDATYVQKVKQFAETIASGKGTLPA, from the coding sequence ATGAACGTCTCCAACCTCCGCCAGAACCCGAGCCTTCAGACCCTGGATTCCTCTTCCTTCCGCCGCGGTGGTGTCGAGCAGGGCGGCCTCAAGGGCCTCTTCGGCAAGGGTGGCGGGCTGCAGGAGCTCATCAAGGGCACCCAGGACCTGCTGAAGTCGCTCCAGGCGGTCGAGAAGCTGATGCAGGGCATGAAGACGGGCGGGATGCAGAAGGCCGCCTCGCCGTCGCAGGGGTGCTCGCCGTCTCCGTTCTCGCAGAGCAGCTTCGCTCCATCCGCGGGCAAGGCGCCCGTGGAGCTCAACCCGAGCGCCAGCGGCCCGAGCAGCATGGGCGGCACGGGCAGCGCGGGTGGCTCGAGCAGCGTGGGCTCCGGCGCGGGCATCTCGGGTGACGCGAAGCTGGGCGGCGGCTTCCCCTCGGCCTTGGGCCAGTACAAGAACGCCATCGAGTCCGCGGCGGCCAAGACGGGCGTTCCGGCCTCCATGCTCGCCGCGCAGATCTGGCAGGAGTCCCGCGGCAACCTGGGCGCCACCTCGACCAACGGCGGCAACGGCCTGACGGACACGGGGCTGATGCAGATGAACCCCAACACCTTCAAGGAGCTGCAGGGCAAGTACCCGGAGCTGCAGGGCAAGAACCTGGCGGATCCGGAGACGAACATCCTGGCCGGCGCCTACTACATGAAGGACATGAAGGAGCAGTTCGGGAACTGGGATCTGGCGCTGCGCGCGTACAACTCGGGCCCCAACGGCGTGGACCGCAGCAACCCGAACGCCATCCCCGCGGGCACCGGTGACGCCACCTACGTGCAGAAGGTGAAGCAGTTCGCGGAGACGATCGCCTCGGGCAAGGGCACGCTGCCCGCGTAG
- the accD gene encoding acetyl-CoA carboxylase, carboxyltransferase subunit beta: MAWFSKKPRISTRQEPSQEEPSRMQGLWAKCESCDEIIYRQELEKNWMVCPHCEHHHPWTARSRLAGLLDPDTFEEFDKELEPQDPLGFADSKKYKDRLKSTRKNLGENDAFISGVGRIDGHQISVGCFLFEFMGGSMGSVVGEKVTRVFERAHELKCPALLFSASGGARMQEGIFSLMQMAKTSAAIARFRTGNKPYISVLLHPTTGGVAASFAWLGDIILAEPKALIGFAGPRVIEQTIRQKLPEGFQRSEFLLEHGMIDAIVARKDLRTKLGQVLGLVG, encoded by the coding sequence ATGGCATGGTTCTCCAAGAAGCCCCGTATTTCGACGCGTCAGGAGCCCTCTCAGGAGGAGCCCTCTCGCATGCAAGGCCTCTGGGCCAAGTGCGAGAGCTGTGACGAGATCATCTATCGCCAGGAGCTGGAGAAGAACTGGATGGTGTGCCCGCACTGCGAGCACCACCACCCCTGGACGGCGCGCTCCCGGCTGGCCGGCCTCCTGGACCCCGACACCTTCGAGGAGTTCGACAAGGAGCTGGAGCCCCAGGACCCGCTCGGGTTCGCCGACAGCAAGAAGTACAAGGACCGGCTGAAGTCCACCCGCAAGAACCTGGGCGAGAACGACGCCTTCATCTCCGGCGTGGGCCGCATCGACGGCCACCAGATCTCCGTGGGCTGCTTCCTGTTCGAGTTCATGGGCGGCTCCATGGGCTCGGTGGTGGGTGAGAAGGTGACCCGCGTCTTCGAGCGCGCCCACGAGCTCAAGTGCCCGGCGCTGCTGTTCTCCGCCTCGGGCGGCGCGCGCATGCAGGAGGGCATCTTCTCCCTCATGCAGATGGCCAAGACGTCCGCGGCCATTGCCCGCTTCCGCACCGGCAACAAGCCCTACATTTCCGTACTTCTGCACCCGACGACGGGCGGCGTGGCGGCCTCGTTCGCGTGGCTGGGGGACATCATCCTGGCCGAGCCCAAGGCGCTCATCGGCTTCGCGGGTCCCCGCGTCATCGAGCAGACCATCCGCCAGAAGCTCCCCGAGGGCTTCCAGCGCTCCGAGTTCCTCCTGGAGCACGGGATGATTGACGCCATCGTCGCCCGCAAGGACTTGCGGACGAAGCTCGGCCAGGTGCTCGGGCTGGTGGGCTGA
- a CDS encoding sigma 54-interacting transcriptional regulator: MAESQEDEENLDPTATLHRARAGRVRLKLVVLSGPEAGHNLTLEPREYVIGKAPTCDVVLTDKAISRQHLKLEVGEESVRAIDMESRNGSFYEGLRFSQMDLRPGSVITLGNTEIKIAPEDTRERSLLLSSRNRFGGLVGASRKMREAFTLLERMAAGGADVLIQGETGTGKEGCAEALHTESPRKEGPFVIVDLAGVPPSLVESELFGHVKGAFTGAQGDRAGAFERANGGTVFLDEIGELPMDIQPRLLRVLERRQVKRVGANDYRTVSVRVIAATHVDLEGAVQAGKFRRDLFHRLAVLRVTLPPLRERPEDIPLLIDTMLELSGRPPSALSDQTRALLAQYPWPGNVRELRNVVEQVVSLGEEALPAMDPLPGEGANKGTGPDLDLPFKEAKEKLIEGFERDYLKGLIERCEGNISRASREAGIDRVYLRKLLRKHGLDQKATGGAGDDAGHQE, encoded by the coding sequence GTGGCGGAGTCCCAAGAAGACGAAGAGAACCTGGATCCAACAGCCACCCTGCACCGAGCCAGGGCGGGCCGTGTGCGCCTGAAGCTGGTGGTGCTCTCGGGTCCCGAGGCTGGGCACAACCTCACGCTCGAACCCCGCGAGTACGTCATCGGCAAGGCCCCGACGTGTGACGTCGTCCTCACCGACAAAGCCATCTCGCGCCAGCACCTGAAGCTGGAGGTCGGCGAAGAGTCCGTCCGGGCCATCGACATGGAGTCCCGCAACGGCTCCTTCTACGAGGGGCTGCGCTTCTCCCAGATGGACCTGCGCCCAGGCAGCGTCATCACCCTGGGCAACACCGAGATCAAGATCGCCCCCGAGGACACCCGGGAGCGCTCGCTGCTGCTGTCCTCGCGCAACCGCTTCGGCGGCCTGGTGGGCGCCAGCCGGAAGATGCGCGAGGCCTTCACCCTGCTGGAGCGCATGGCCGCCGGTGGCGCGGACGTCCTCATCCAGGGCGAGACGGGCACTGGTAAGGAAGGCTGTGCCGAGGCCCTCCACACCGAGAGCCCCCGCAAGGAAGGCCCCTTCGTCATCGTGGATCTGGCGGGCGTCCCCCCCTCGCTCGTCGAGTCCGAGCTGTTCGGCCACGTCAAAGGCGCCTTCACCGGCGCCCAGGGCGACCGCGCCGGAGCCTTCGAGCGGGCCAACGGGGGCACCGTCTTCCTGGATGAGATTGGCGAGCTGCCCATGGACATCCAGCCCCGGCTGCTGCGCGTGCTGGAGCGCCGCCAGGTGAAGCGGGTGGGCGCCAACGACTACCGCACCGTGAGCGTGCGCGTCATCGCCGCCACGCACGTGGACCTGGAGGGCGCGGTGCAGGCGGGGAAGTTCCGGCGGGACTTGTTCCACCGGCTCGCGGTGCTGCGCGTCACCCTGCCCCCCCTGCGCGAGCGGCCCGAAGACATCCCGCTGCTCATCGACACCATGCTGGAGCTCAGCGGCCGGCCTCCCAGCGCTCTGTCGGACCAGACGCGGGCCCTGCTGGCCCAGTACCCGTGGCCCGGCAACGTGCGCGAGCTGCGCAACGTGGTGGAGCAGGTGGTCAGCCTGGGCGAAGAGGCCCTCCCGGCCATGGACCCGCTGCCGGGCGAGGGCGCCAACAAGGGCACCGGGCCCGATCTGGACCTGCCCTTCAAGGAAGCCAAGGAGAAGCTCATCGAGGGCTTCGAGCGCGACTACCTCAAGGGCCTCATCGAGCGCTGCGAGGGCAACATCTCCCGGGCTTCCCGCGAGGCCGGCATCGACCGCGTCTATCTCCGCAAACTCCTTCGCAAGCACGGGCTGGATCAGAAAGCCACGGGCGGCGCGGGTGATGACGCGGGTCATCAGGAATAA
- a CDS encoding serine/threonine-protein kinase gives MSDPDTGSVGDDTRTPLADPPSAKVGPAREAVQPMSQVGRYLLLKRLGEGGMGVVYAAYDPDLERKVALKLLRPDIQTDSEEARARLLREAQAMARVSHPNVIPIFDVGVWGDQVFLAMELVDGGTLSAWLQQEGGHPWREVLEKFLAAGQGLQAAHEAGLVHRDFKPANVLLSRNGRVYVTDFGLARQVGAPRREEPLPEQARQLSADRRMLETTITEVGMVMGTPAYMSPEQMMDSELDARSDQFSFCAALYWGLYRQRAFDPDRLHSHLASQPPPKPITPEGTQPLTPPGSHSKKLPKAEVLIQEPPRDVKVPAWVKQAVLRGLALESGARFPSMKELLQALSQEQRRAQRRLWAGVAVATVAGLSVMAGGVYHQSQACAGAGAPMEQIWSPAARQKLEAAFAATDRPFAAETASRVVQVLEGYATEWKRQNTAVCEASRKRGTQPEELLARRVVCLERRRKNMRATVDLLSGADGALVEKALDAAHALPQLQECEDVEALADQQGRPTDPAKRAEIDRLEERLAEVRARVDAGRYPAAQEEARQLEAPVLATGYLPLMSELRFHLGWIQEQLGHSPEAAQLLSQAIFDAEAGREDRLKVAILNKLLFVEDGQKHFGQATGWGQLAEATIRRLGGDPLLEADVRVNQANLAMSQSAFAEARTLLEQARALQARALAPGHPKRARTTFLLGRVLNEMGETSQAVVMLEEALKQTEASVGALHPDMARRHGTLSWALRQQKDYARALEHARAAADIAKATLGPKSFPFAVAQDEVGMCLLGLGRYEEALKLYEETLAARKQTLPADSELLQYSYDGVGQALLGLGRVPEGIEALRNALSITSAPDSYLAQTGFTLAQALWRSGQSTQARSEATRARERFSQAGQPARVTEVDTWLKSVAAARP, from the coding sequence ATGAGTGACCCAGACACCGGGAGTGTCGGTGACGACACGCGCACCCCTCTCGCGGACCCCCCAAGCGCCAAGGTGGGGCCCGCGCGTGAGGCGGTACAGCCCATGTCGCAGGTGGGCCGCTACCTGCTGCTCAAGCGGCTCGGTGAGGGCGGCATGGGCGTGGTCTACGCCGCCTATGATCCGGACCTGGAGCGCAAGGTCGCCCTCAAGCTGCTGCGGCCGGACATCCAGACGGACTCGGAGGAGGCGCGGGCCCGGCTGCTGCGCGAGGCGCAGGCCATGGCGCGCGTCTCCCACCCCAACGTCATCCCCATCTTCGATGTGGGCGTGTGGGGCGATCAGGTGTTCCTCGCCATGGAGCTGGTGGACGGGGGCACGCTGAGCGCCTGGCTGCAGCAGGAGGGGGGGCATCCCTGGCGCGAGGTGCTGGAGAAGTTCCTGGCCGCCGGGCAGGGACTGCAGGCCGCCCACGAGGCCGGGCTGGTGCACCGGGACTTCAAGCCCGCCAACGTGCTGCTGAGCCGCAACGGGCGCGTCTACGTCACCGACTTCGGCTTGGCCCGGCAGGTGGGCGCTCCCCGGCGGGAGGAGCCGCTGCCCGAGCAGGCCCGGCAGCTGTCCGCGGATCGCCGGATGCTGGAGACCACCATCACCGAGGTGGGCATGGTGATGGGGACGCCTGCTTATATGTCCCCGGAGCAGATGATGGACTCCGAGCTGGATGCGCGCTCGGACCAGTTCAGCTTCTGCGCCGCGCTCTACTGGGGGCTCTACCGCCAGCGGGCCTTTGATCCCGACCGGCTGCACTCCCACCTGGCCTCCCAGCCTCCTCCCAAGCCGATCACCCCGGAAGGCACCCAGCCGCTGACGCCGCCGGGCTCCCATTCCAAGAAGCTCCCCAAGGCCGAGGTGCTCATCCAGGAGCCACCCCGCGACGTGAAGGTGCCGGCGTGGGTGAAGCAGGCGGTGCTGCGCGGCCTGGCGCTGGAGTCCGGGGCCCGCTTCCCTTCCATGAAGGAGCTGCTGCAGGCGCTCTCCCAGGAGCAGCGCCGGGCCCAGCGGCGGCTCTGGGCCGGGGTGGCTGTCGCGACGGTGGCGGGGCTGTCGGTGATGGCCGGGGGCGTGTACCACCAGTCCCAGGCGTGTGCGGGCGCAGGGGCGCCCATGGAGCAGATCTGGAGCCCCGCGGCGCGCCAGAAGCTGGAGGCGGCATTCGCGGCCACGGACCGGCCCTTCGCGGCGGAGACAGCCTCGCGCGTGGTGCAGGTGCTGGAGGGCTACGCGACGGAGTGGAAGCGGCAGAACACCGCGGTGTGCGAGGCCTCCCGCAAGCGCGGGACGCAGCCCGAGGAGCTGCTCGCCCGGCGGGTGGTGTGCCTGGAGCGGCGACGCAAGAACATGCGGGCCACGGTGGACCTGCTGTCCGGAGCGGACGGAGCCCTGGTGGAGAAGGCCCTGGATGCGGCGCACGCGCTGCCTCAGCTCCAGGAGTGCGAGGACGTGGAGGCGCTCGCGGACCAGCAGGGGCGCCCCACGGATCCGGCCAAGCGCGCGGAGATTGATCGGCTCGAGGAGCGGCTGGCGGAGGTGAGGGCGCGGGTGGACGCGGGCCGCTACCCCGCTGCGCAGGAGGAGGCACGACAGTTGGAGGCGCCCGTGCTGGCCACCGGCTACCTGCCCCTCATGTCCGAGCTGCGCTTCCACCTGGGGTGGATCCAGGAGCAGCTCGGCCACTCGCCCGAGGCGGCCCAGCTGCTCTCCCAGGCCATCTTCGACGCCGAGGCCGGGCGGGAGGACCGGCTGAAGGTCGCCATCCTCAACAAGCTGCTCTTCGTGGAGGACGGCCAGAAGCACTTTGGGCAGGCCACCGGGTGGGGACAGCTGGCGGAGGCGACGATCCGGCGCCTGGGCGGCGATCCCCTGCTGGAGGCGGATGTCCGGGTGAACCAAGCCAACCTGGCCATGTCCCAGAGCGCCTTCGCGGAGGCGCGCACGCTGCTGGAGCAGGCCCGAGCGCTGCAGGCGCGGGCGCTGGCACCGGGGCACCCCAAGCGAGCGCGGACCACCTTCCTGCTGGGGCGGGTGCTGAACGAGATGGGCGAGACTTCGCAGGCAGTCGTGATGCTCGAGGAGGCGCTGAAGCAGACGGAGGCGTCCGTGGGCGCGCTGCACCCGGACATGGCGCGACGCCACGGCACGCTCTCCTGGGCCCTCCGGCAGCAGAAGGACTACGCCCGGGCGCTGGAGCACGCACGCGCGGCGGCGGACATCGCCAAGGCCACCCTCGGCCCCAAGAGCTTCCCTTTCGCCGTCGCCCAGGACGAGGTGGGCATGTGCCTGCTGGGGCTGGGGCGCTATGAGGAGGCGCTGAAGCTGTATGAGGAGACCCTCGCGGCCCGCAAGCAAACCCTGCCTGCGGACTCCGAGCTGCTCCAGTACTCCTATGATGGTGTGGGACAGGCGCTGCTCGGGCTGGGGCGGGTGCCCGAGGGCATCGAGGCCCTGCGCAATGCCCTCTCCATCACGTCGGCACCGGACTCCTACCTGGCGCAGACAGGCTTCACCCTGGCCCAAGCGCTCTGGCGCTCCGGGCAGTCCACGCAAGCCCGGAGCGAGGCAACCCGGGCGCGCGAGCGCTTCTCCCAGGCCGGGCAACCCGCCCGCGTGACCGAGGTGGACACCTGGCTGAAGTCCGTGGCTGCCGCGCGCCCGTGA
- a CDS encoding C39 family peptidase: MSTSITSSIFRALQQLRQDTSAPVAPQSTPAAAPTAPQAPATPVSFQDGFEQASTQQQEWSAKFSADALPPSGSAPVIQQTTDTNCGAAAAVMAAGSRGQVAGVSAEQRMAQLESQFTDGKGTSAQELAKMLGSEGMKVNQAAFKFDQTTVDETLKKGGKLMAMVDSAQITPGSDPSKTGGAHWVVVDGKDDKGNYTVKDPATGSSYGVDFNHLTNAVDQNWFKHNSGGMMLVEDAKGATSAEALAQSNAALTVPLNANDGGGSKAAETFGRESS; this comes from the coding sequence GTGAGCACTTCGATCACGTCCAGCATCTTCCGCGCGCTGCAGCAGCTTCGTCAGGACACCAGCGCACCCGTCGCGCCGCAGAGCACGCCCGCGGCTGCTCCCACCGCTCCCCAGGCCCCGGCCACCCCGGTCTCCTTCCAGGATGGCTTCGAGCAGGCCTCCACGCAGCAGCAGGAGTGGTCGGCGAAGTTCTCGGCGGATGCCCTGCCGCCCTCGGGCTCGGCTCCGGTGATCCAGCAGACCACGGATACCAACTGTGGCGCTGCGGCGGCGGTGATGGCGGCCGGCTCGCGCGGCCAGGTGGCGGGGGTTTCGGCCGAGCAGCGGATGGCGCAGCTCGAGTCCCAGTTCACCGACGGCAAGGGCACCTCGGCCCAGGAGCTCGCCAAGATGCTGGGCAGCGAGGGCATGAAGGTGAACCAGGCGGCCTTCAAGTTCGACCAGACCACCGTGGACGAGACCCTGAAGAAGGGCGGCAAGCTGATGGCCATGGTGGACTCCGCGCAGATCACCCCGGGCAGCGACCCGAGCAAGACCGGTGGCGCGCACTGGGTGGTGGTCGACGGCAAGGACGACAAGGGCAACTACACGGTGAAGGATCCGGCCACCGGCTCCAGCTACGGGGTGGATTTCAACCACCTGACCAACGCCGTGGATCAGAACTGGTTCAAGCACAACAGCGGCGGAATGATGCTCGTGGAGGACGCGAAGGGCGCGACCTCCGCCGAGGCCCTGGCCCAGTCGAACGCGGCCCTGACGGTGCCGCTGAACGCCAACGACGGTGGCGGCTCCAAGGCGGCGGAGACCTTCGGCCGCGAGTCCTCCTAG